The following are encoded in a window of Glandiceps talaboti chromosome 5, keGlaTala1.1, whole genome shotgun sequence genomic DNA:
- the LOC144435980 gene encoding ras-related protein Rab-7a-like, whose translation MSRKRSLLKVVILGDSGVGKTSLLNQYVNSKFSNQYKATIGADFLTKEINVNDRLVTMTIWDTAGQERFQSLGVAFYRGADCCVLVFDVTSPISFKSLDSWRDEFLLQANIRNAETFPFVAIGNKIDLNTRSISTRRAKAWCQSKHDMPYFETSAKEKLNVDQAFQTIATSALIQEGESELYNEMPKEIILDDKDRGGSSGTGCQC comes from the exons atgtctcgGAAAAGATCTCTGCTAAAAGTCGTTATTCTTGGAGACAGTGG AGTTGGGAAGACATCTCTCTTAAACCAGTATGTGAACTCCAAATTCAGCAACCAGTACAAGGCAACCATTGGGGCTGATTTCCTTACCAAAGAAATCAATGTTAACGACAGGCTGGTGACGATGACG ATATGGGACACAGCAGGACAAGAGAGATTCCAAAGTCTCGGAGTGGCATTTTACAGAGGTGCTGATTGCTGCGTTCTTGTTTTTGACGTCACGTCGCCGATCTCGTTTAAATCTCTCGATAGCTGGCGAGATGAATTTTTACTCCAAGCTAATATACGTAATGCAGAAACCTTTCCGTTCGTTGCCATTGGAAACAAAATAGATCTTAATACAAGATCG ATATCAACGAGGAGGGCTAAAGCGTGGTGCCAATCCAAACATGACATGCCCTATTTTGAAACGAGTGCGAAGGAAAAGCTCAACGTCGATCAAGCTTTTCAAACTATAGCAACAAGTGCACTTATACAGGAAGGAGAATCTGAACTGTATAACGAGATGCCTAAGGAAATTATACTCGATGACAAAGATcgtggtggcagcagtgggaccGGCTGTCAGTGTTAA
- the LOC144435593 gene encoding uncharacterized protein LOC144435593 yields the protein MDSAVIDKKSGDFLICRTCFGQNDTVKVLPCFHSVCEPCLDKWLNRKSRPACPICDSIYGLPVSEIQVEDVATRFARAVSLSSILCTVCHESEVERFCVDCENSFCTNCVVKHCGRPFTGEHHVISICNHDFEIAPIDYEKSHTLALCQKHPSYALTFCCDTCDEPVCLECASTFHTEPGHSCRYVVNREVDNYHHDNHPGIPADHQVRPRYDAIDHGTQKRKDIFLDDGQELLLKIVLVGNIGVGKTALMDRYIRNKFEPPGRMTLGVNVGVKIIEIDGFLVKLQIWEIAGLEKCGSDLSQSYFKDTNGCILVFDVNNKASYHSLERLRDECLIYSGCKDFIVIGNKADISNRREVAVETVERWCKTENMTYFETSAAYEDDKDLEAAFQSIAKRALSHGYRVRKKNMENEDDSE from the exons ATGGACTCTGCAGTTATCGATAAGAAGAGCGGGGATTTTCTTATCTGTCGTACGTGTTTCGGACAAAACGACACTGTTAAAGTTTTACCATGCTTTCACAGTGTCTGTGAGCCATGCTTAGATAAATGGCTGAATAGGAAAAGTCGACCAGCTTGTCCAATTTGTGATTCCATATACGGACTTCCTGTAAGTGAAATCCAAGTTGAGGATGTAGCAACTCGGTTTGCAAGAGCAGTGTCCCTGTCTTCTATCCTGTGTACCGTATGTCATGAAAGCGAAGTGGAACGATTTTGTGTTGACTGTGAAAACAGCTTTTGCACTAACTGCGTTGTAAAACATTGTGGTAGACCGTTTACAGGAGAGCACCACGTCATTTCAATTTGCAATCATGATTTCGAAATAGCACCGATTGATTATGAAAAATCACACACACTGGCCTTGTGCCAAAAGCACCCAAGTTATGCTTTGACATTTTGCTGCGACACGTGTGATGAACCCGTGTGCCTCGAATGTGCTTCCACTTTCCACACCGAACCAGGCCATAGCTGCCGTTATGTCGTGAACCGTGAAGTCGACaattatcaccatgacaatCACCCTGGTATTCCAGCTGACCATCAAGTTAGACCCCGGTATGACGCAATCGATCATGGTACACAAAAA AGAAAGGATATCTTCTTAGACGATGGACAAGAACTCTTATTGAAGATAGTGTTAGTAGGAAACATTGG TGTTGGGAAAACAGCGTTAATGGATCGCTACATCAGGAACAAGTTTGAACCACCAGGCAGAATGACACTCGGTGTAAACGTCGGTGTCAAAATTATTGAGATAGATGGCTTCCTGGTCAAGCTACAG ATATGGGAGATAGCAGGCCTTGAAAAATGCGGTTCAGATTTAAGCCAGTCATATTTTAAAGACACCAATGGATGTATCCTTGTATTCGATGTCAACAATAAGGCCTCTTACCACTCCTTAGAACGACTGAGGGACGAATGCTTGATCTACAGTGGGTGTAAGGACTTCATCGTAATAGGAAATAAAGCAGACATTTCAAATCGAAGAGAG GTTGCCGTGGAAACCGTTGAAAGATGgtgtaaaactgaaaatatgACCTACTTCGAGACGAGTGCTGCCTACGAAGACGACAAGGACCTTGAAGCGGCCTTTCAATCCATTGCCAAGAGGGCGCTGTCGCATGGCTATAGAGTGAGGAAGAAAAATATGGAAAACGAAGATGATTCCGAATGA